A stretch of the Shinella zoogloeoides genome encodes the following:
- a CDS encoding tyrosine-type recombinase/integrase, which translates to MPSSSANTRKAYASDWKHFAAWCRRQNLSPLPPDPQVVGLYITACAAGTAERGDRPNSVSTIERRLAAIGWNCAQRGMPLDRKDRAIATVMAGIRNRHAAPPRQKEAILPEDLIAMLETLDRGSLRGIRDRAMLLIGFAGGLRRSEITGLDLGREQTENGRGWIEILDKGMLVTLRGKTGWREVEIGRGSSDATCPVTAMETWIRFAKIARGPLFRRVTGQGKDIGPDRLNDQEVARLVKKTALAAGVRGELSEAERGEKFAGHSLRAGLASSAEVDERHVQKQLGHASAEMTRRYQRRRDRFRVNLTKAAGL; encoded by the coding sequence ATGCCCTCCAGTTCGGCCAACACGCGGAAAGCCTATGCCTCCGACTGGAAACACTTTGCCGCCTGGTGCCGGCGGCAGAACCTCTCCCCCCTCCCCCCGGATCCGCAGGTCGTCGGTCTCTACATCACCGCCTGCGCCGCCGGGACAGCGGAGCGCGGCGACCGACCGAACAGCGTCTCGACCATCGAGCGGCGCCTGGCCGCCATCGGCTGGAACTGCGCGCAGCGCGGCATGCCGCTCGATCGCAAGGATCGCGCGATCGCCACCGTGATGGCCGGCATCCGCAACCGGCACGCGGCGCCGCCGCGGCAGAAGGAAGCGATCCTGCCCGAGGACCTCATCGCCATGCTGGAGACGCTCGACAGGGGGAGCCTGCGCGGCATCAGGGACCGGGCCATGCTGCTCATCGGCTTTGCCGGCGGCCTGCGCCGTTCGGAGATCACCGGCCTCGACCTCGGCCGCGAGCAAACAGAAAACGGCCGCGGCTGGATCGAGATTTTGGACAAGGGCATGCTGGTGACCCTGCGCGGCAAGACCGGCTGGCGTGAGGTCGAGATCGGCCGTGGCTCGTCCGACGCCACCTGCCCCGTCACCGCGATGGAGACCTGGATCCGCTTCGCGAAGATCGCCCGGGGTCCGCTGTTTCGCCGTGTCACCGGTCAGGGCAAGGATATCGGCCCAGACCGGCTGAACGACCAGGAGGTGGCGCGCTTGGTCAAGAAGACGGCGCTTGCCGCCGGTGTGCGCGGCGAGCTATCCGAGGCCGAGCGCGGGGAGAAGTTTGCAGGCCATTCGCTGCGCGCCGGTCTCGCGTCCTCCGCTGAGGTCGACGAGCGACATGTTCAAAAGCAGCTCGGCCATGCCTCGGCGGAGATGACGCGGCGCTATCAGCGCCGACGCGACAGGTTCAGGGTCAATCTCACCAAAGCGGCAGGGCTATAG
- a CDS encoding recombinase family protein yields MGAILGYARVSTGDQDVAGQTLRLEQAGAIKVFTDVKSGKSMDRPGLGDLIAYARAGDTLAIVRLDRLGRSLAELLETVKMLRERQIDLLSLEEKIDTSSAAGELIFHVFGAIAHFERRLISERTKDGIAAARTKGKLPGRQPLDMKRVEAAIKLIEAKTSPTEAARQLGLGRSTVYREMRRLGIQRPA; encoded by the coding sequence ATGGGGGCAATTCTTGGATATGCGCGCGTCTCGACCGGCGATCAGGATGTAGCGGGTCAGACGCTGCGTCTCGAACAAGCCGGAGCGATCAAGGTGTTCACTGATGTGAAGTCCGGCAAGAGCATGGATCGGCCCGGTCTGGGGGATCTTATTGCCTATGCTCGTGCCGGCGACACACTGGCGATCGTTCGGCTCGACCGCCTCGGCCGGTCGTTGGCCGAACTGCTTGAGACCGTGAAGATGCTGCGCGAGCGCCAGATCGACCTACTGAGCCTTGAAGAGAAGATCGATACGTCGTCGGCCGCCGGCGAACTCATCTTTCATGTCTTCGGCGCCATCGCTCATTTTGAACGTAGGTTGATATCGGAACGTACCAAGGACGGTATCGCCGCCGCAAGGACGAAAGGGAAGTTGCCAGGCCGGCAACCGCTGGACATGAAAAGGGTCGAAGCGGCAATCAAACTTATCGAAGCAAAAACATCTCCGACGGAAGCAGCCCGGCAGCTTGGGCTTGGGCGCTCTACTGTCTATCGTGAGATGCGTCGTCTGGGTATCCAACGACCGGCCTGA
- a CDS encoding Tn3 family transposase, with product MRKHELLTEHERRQLLSLPDDRDGLARLYTFEPDDLDLIRDRREDHNKLGFALQLCTLRHPGVPMARILGSIPASMVSFVAEQIDVRPDDLASYGLRSQTMTDHAREIAQMMGMRAAERGDIPMMIEAGEVAATATDKGMPIAMHIITTLRQAGIVLPTLSTIERAGIAGRARARKHACQALIGGLTARQFSVLDSLAQSDPKTGLSSLAWLKAMPVAAKADNVRDILERLTFVRAVGIPVANSVALHPDRYRQFVREGRMSPSYMIERYTASRRRATLVAFLIDAEERLTDAAIDMADKLIGSMFTRAKNSKARKYEATAKDVSRLMRLFRGTIDALADAIETDSDPIDAINASVGWANLLRARHEVAEIADTADQDPLIVAADRYATLRKFAPALIEALEFKASRGSARTVSAVKVLREAHRTGKRDLPTDAPMPFKKDWQKIVVGPDGKINRKLYEVATLAHLRNKLRSGDVWVERSSSYRRFDSYLLPPQMAAPVVKDLGLPASADDWLEQRGRELDWRLKRFSKRLQKNQVGGVNFDGSRLSITPLKSVVSADAETLVSRIEGMMPRIRITELLHEVASQTGFLGAFTNLRTGQTCPNDSAMLAAILADATNLGLSRMARASEGITRDQLIWTKDAYIRDDTYAAALATIIDAHHRLPIASVWGDGTTSSSDGQFFRAGKRAKTGGDVNARYGVDPGFGFYTHVSDQHGPYHVKVISAATHEAPYVLDGLLQHGTGLNISEHYTDTGGATDHVFALCAALGFRFCPRLRDFPDRRLIPIEPTGSYPDLAPLLGKRVRADIIREHWDDVLRLVASLKSGQVAPSTMLRKLAAYERQNQLDVALQEIGKVERTLFMLDWLENPTLRQRCQAGLNKSEQRHALTQAICTFRQGRIIDRSHEGQQYRASGLNLVIAAIVYWNSTYMADALAHLRSTGKVVEDAMMAHTSPVGWEHIAFSGDFLWEQAARRRSRKTLVISDGAWAA from the coding sequence ATGCGCAAACATGAACTTCTGACAGAGCACGAACGGCGACAGCTCTTATCTCTCCCTGACGATCGCGATGGCCTGGCCCGCCTCTACACCTTTGAGCCGGATGATCTCGACCTGATCCGGGATCGGCGCGAAGATCATAACAAGCTCGGTTTTGCTCTGCAGCTTTGCACCCTTCGTCATCCGGGTGTGCCTATGGCTCGAATCCTCGGCTCGATCCCGGCTTCGATGGTTTCCTTCGTGGCAGAGCAGATCGACGTTCGACCTGATGATCTTGCCAGCTATGGGCTTAGAAGCCAGACGATGACGGATCATGCGCGTGAAATAGCCCAGATGATGGGCATGCGGGCGGCCGAACGTGGCGATATCCCTATGATGATCGAAGCGGGAGAAGTCGCCGCGACGGCGACAGACAAGGGAATGCCGATCGCCATGCACATCATCACGACATTGCGGCAGGCCGGGATCGTGCTTCCCACGCTCTCAACAATCGAGAGGGCCGGAATTGCCGGAAGGGCGCGAGCGCGCAAACATGCATGCCAGGCTCTCATCGGTGGTCTGACTGCTCGCCAGTTTAGCGTTCTCGATTCTCTCGCTCAGAGCGACCCGAAAACCGGCTTGTCATCTCTGGCGTGGCTGAAGGCCATGCCGGTCGCAGCGAAAGCCGACAACGTTCGCGATATTCTGGAACGGTTGACCTTTGTCAGGGCGGTTGGCATTCCTGTTGCCAACAGTGTGGCCCTGCATCCCGACCGGTATCGCCAGTTCGTCCGTGAAGGGCGTATGTCGCCATCGTATATGATCGAGCGCTACACCGCTTCACGACGGCGAGCGACATTGGTCGCATTCCTGATCGACGCCGAGGAACGCCTGACAGATGCCGCGATCGATATGGCGGACAAGCTGATTGGTTCGATGTTCACTCGGGCCAAGAATTCCAAGGCCCGCAAATATGAGGCGACCGCGAAGGATGTGTCGCGGTTAATGCGTCTGTTTCGAGGCACAATCGATGCGTTGGCGGACGCCATCGAGACCGACAGCGATCCGATCGACGCCATCAATGCATCGGTCGGCTGGGCAAATCTGCTACGAGCGCGTCACGAGGTGGCAGAAATTGCGGACACTGCGGATCAGGATCCTCTGATTGTTGCCGCTGATCGCTATGCGACACTGCGGAAATTTGCGCCGGCGCTGATCGAGGCGCTTGAGTTCAAGGCCAGTAGAGGCAGCGCGCGGACCGTTTCGGCTGTGAAGGTGCTCCGAGAGGCTCATCGAACTGGAAAACGAGATTTGCCGACTGACGCGCCAATGCCGTTCAAAAAGGACTGGCAGAAAATTGTGGTTGGCCCGGACGGCAAGATCAATCGTAAGCTCTACGAGGTCGCGACACTCGCGCATCTACGCAATAAGCTGCGGTCGGGCGACGTCTGGGTAGAGCGCTCATCGTCATATCGCCGCTTCGACAGTTATCTCCTGCCTCCGCAAATGGCGGCGCCAGTCGTCAAAGATTTAGGGCTGCCCGCATCTGCTGACGATTGGCTGGAGCAGCGGGGCCGGGAATTGGACTGGCGGCTGAAGCGGTTCTCAAAACGTCTCCAGAAAAATCAGGTTGGAGGCGTCAACTTCGATGGAAGCCGCCTGAGCATCACACCCTTGAAATCCGTGGTTTCCGCCGACGCGGAAACCCTCGTCAGCCGGATCGAGGGTATGATGCCGCGCATACGGATCACCGAGTTGCTGCACGAGGTCGCTAGCCAGACCGGCTTCCTTGGAGCGTTCACGAACCTGAGGACGGGTCAGACATGCCCGAACGACAGTGCAATGCTGGCCGCGATCCTCGCCGACGCCACCAATCTCGGCCTTTCCCGCATGGCCCGCGCCAGCGAAGGCATCACCCGAGATCAATTGATATGGACCAAGGACGCCTACATTCGGGACGATACCTATGCCGCCGCCCTTGCAACGATCATCGATGCGCACCACCGTTTGCCAATCGCGTCGGTCTGGGGCGACGGCACGACGTCAAGCTCAGACGGTCAATTCTTCCGCGCCGGAAAGCGGGCGAAGACCGGCGGTGATGTAAATGCCCGATACGGCGTCGATCCGGGGTTCGGATTTTATACCCACGTATCCGACCAGCATGGCCCTTATCATGTGAAGGTCATCTCGGCCGCCACCCATGAAGCGCCCTATGTCCTCGATGGTTTGCTGCAGCATGGCACGGGTCTCAATATCTCCGAGCATTACACCGATACTGGTGGCGCAACTGATCACGTCTTCGCGCTCTGCGCCGCTCTTGGATTCCGGTTTTGCCCGCGGTTGCGCGACTTCCCGGATCGGCGTCTTATCCCGATCGAGCCGACCGGCAGCTATCCGGATCTGGCGCCTCTTCTCGGAAAGAGGGTCCGCGCGGACATCATCCGTGAGCATTGGGACGATGTGCTGCGGCTCGTCGCCTCCCTGAAGTCGGGCCAGGTCGCGCCTTCAACCATGCTGCGAAAGCTCGCTGCTTACGAGCGTCAGAACCAGCTCGATGTCGCCCTTCAGGAAATCGGCAAGGTTGAGCGAACCCTGTTCATGCTGGATTGGCTGGAGAATCCGACACTGCGCCAGCGTTGCCAAGCCGGCCTGAATAAGAGTGAACAGCGTCATGCCCTTACGCAGGCAATCTGCACGTTCAGGCAGGGCCGTATCATCGATCGCAGCCATGAGGGCCAGCAATACCGCGCCTCCGGCCTCAACCTCGTCATCGCCGCGATCGTGTACTGGAATTCGACCTATATGGCCGACGCACTTGCGCATCTACGTTCGACCGGTAAGGTCGTGGAAGACGCAATGATGGCACATACCTCACCGGTCGGATGGGAGCATATCGCATTCTCCGGCGATTTCCTCTGGGAGCAGGCCGCTAGACGCAGGTCGCGAAAAACACTTGTCATCTCTGACGGAGCGTGGGCAGCCTGA